TCCGGCAGAGTCCTACTACCTGACACCCTGTGTCCTCCCTGGGACCACCGGAGGGCCACATGGCACACACAGCCTAGCTGCCCACAGGGAGCTCTCCCGCCCTCGCTGGCCCTGCCCTTCCTGCAGGTGAGCAGGGCAGCCTGTCCACCAGCACACTCAGGTCTCTTCGCTGCAGTTTTCGTTTTATTTTAGCCAAacattttgcctgttttctgttttgaacaTGATAGTGATATGAGGCTGAAACCCCTGGGTTGTGGAGGGAAATTGGCTCGGAGGAGAGGGACAACCTGGCAACTGTGAGAGTCCCTGCTTCCCCTGACACCAGCTCATGGAATATGCAACTCCTGTACCCCAGTCCAGTGTGTTCTGGCAGCAGGGACACCTGGCCAACCGGCCACCTGGACCAAAGGTGGGGTGTGGGGTGCTGGATGGCAGCTCTGGCCCAGACATGAATACCTCGGTGTTCCTCTTCGTCTACTAGTTTCACCAGAGCTGTCTTAGCTTCGTATCTGTTGTGTTTCTGAGAGTCTAGGATCTGCACCTGTGTTTATAATAAATGCAATCGTTTGGAGTTGCTGCCCCCTTTCTTCTGGCCTTGGCTGCTGGGATTGGAATCAGGCTGTACTGTTTCCATCCACCATTTGGGCTTCTCTGTGTTTtccctactttctttttctcttttttttttgagatgagacggagtttcgctcgttacccaggctggagtgcaatggtgcgatctcggctcaccgcaacctccgcctcctgggttcaagcaattctcctgcctcagcctcctgagtagctgggattacaggcacgtgccaccatgcccagctaatttttttgtatttttagtagagaccatgttgaccaggatggtctcgatctcttgacctcgtgatccacctgcctcggcctcccaaagtgctgcaattacaggcttgagccaccgcgcccggccgttttccCTACTTTCATCTGTCTCAGATAGTTGACCATCCTGCTACAGAAAGTGAGAGACAAACACTATGCCCTCCTCCCCAGGAACCTGGGTGTGGGCAGCGGTCTGGGCTGCCAAGAAGGGTAGGAGGCAAGTGACCACTCAGTGCTATGGCGGGGATCTTTATTCTTCAGATTTTCCTTCTTGACCTACTCCCCAGGTGCGGCCAGGAATAGTCCATACAATGTGGCTACTGCCAAGGTCAGGACAGCCAGCAAACCCAGTGGGACCAGCAGCCCCTCCCTAGGTGGGGCTTCAGAGTCCTTCACTGGAGGAAGATCCTTGGGTCTCCTGCTCCCTTCAAGGCTGGGACTAGCGTTGCTGGTTGTGGCCAGGTGTAGAGTGGCTGTGACGGCAGATGGTCTTGGCTTGGTCCTAGCAGAGGCTGTGACCTCATACATGGGCCTGATGGTGCTGAAGGGCTTGGCATGAGCATCCACCCACCGCAGCAGGGCCTGTGGTCTCCACTGACAGATACTGAGCAGGGCCAGGACATCGCCCTCAGCCGTGTGTGAGTCCGGAGGGGGCTTCCCATACAGGCGTGTGTagatgctgcccaggctgtagctCTTCCTTGGGCCGTGCTCTGAGGGGCTGCCCGCTCGTTCCAGGGCCTtcagtgcagtgatgctatctacACAGAAGGCACCATCCAGAGCACTGGTGAGGCCCAGCATAGCCAGCTCTGCTTGGAGTAGGGGGAAGTCGTAGCGGTCCCCATTGTGTGCCACCAGGCACCAGGGCTGTGGCTGGCGCTGCAGGAAGGCTAGAAGCAGGTTGGCCAGGTTGTCATCAAAACACTGA
The genomic region above belongs to Saimiri boliviensis isolate mSaiBol1 chromosome 8, mSaiBol1.pri, whole genome shotgun sequence and contains:
- the TREX1 gene encoding three-prime repair exonuclease 1; its protein translation is MGSQALPLRPMQTLIFFDMEATGLPFSQPKVTELCLLAVHRCALENPPTSQGPPPIVPPPPRVVDKLSLCVAPGKTCSPAAIEITGLSAAVLAAHGRQCFDDNLANLLLAFLQRQPQPWCLVAHNGDRYDFPLLQAELAMLGLTSALDGAFCVDSITALKALERAGSPSEHGPRKSYSLGSIYTRLYGKPPPDSHTAEGDVLALLSICQWRPQALLRWVDAHAKPFSTIRPMYEVTASARTKPRPSAVTATLHLATTSNASPSLEGSRRPKDLPPVKDSEAPPREGLLVPLGLLAVLTLAVATLYGLFLAAPGE